One window from the genome of Rhodobacteraceae bacterium S2214 encodes:
- a CDS encoding B12-binding domain-containing protein, with translation MSDEDDIILSELNDEDLVAQMFDDLYDGMKEEIEEGVNILLERGWAPYRILTEALVGGMTIVGHDFRDGILFVPEVLLAANAMKGGMFILKPLLAETGAPQVGKMVIGTVKGDIHDIGKNLVGMMMEGAGFEVIDLGINNAVESYMEALEAESPDILGMSALLTTTMPYMKVVIDTLVEKGIRDDYIVLVGGAPLNEEFGKAIGADAYCRDAAVAVETAKTFVARKHNQGTART, from the coding sequence ATGTCCGACGAAGACGATATCATCCTGTCTGAACTGAACGACGAAGACCTTGTCGCGCAGATGTTCGACGACCTTTACGACGGTATGAAAGAAGAAATCGAAGAAGGCGTAAATATCCTTCTCGAACGTGGCTGGGCGCCTTACCGCATCCTTACCGAAGCCCTCGTGGGCGGCATGACCATCGTTGGTCACGACTTCCGCGACGGTATCTTGTTTGTGCCCGAGGTTCTTTTGGCCGCAAACGCGATGAAGGGCGGGATGTTCATCTTGAAGCCACTTCTGGCCGAAACAGGTGCGCCGCAAGTTGGCAAAATGGTCATCGGAACCGTCAAAGGTGACATCCACGATATCGGCAAGAACCTTGTCGGCATGATGATGGAAGGTGCAGGTTTCGAGGTCATCGACCTTGGCATCAACAACGCCGTTGAATCCTACATGGAAGCACTGGAAGCGGAATCGCCAGATATCCTTGGGATGTCCGCCCTGCTGACAACCACAATGCCTTACATGAAGGTCGTCATCGACACGCTCGTCGAAAAGGGCATCCGCGATGATTACATCGTCCTTGTTGGTGGCGCGCCCCTGAACGAAGAATTCGGCAAGGCCATCGGTGCGGACGCCTACTGTCGTGATGCAGCTGTTGCGGTTGAAACGGCAAAAACCTTCGT